Genomic segment of Nostoc sp. TCL240-02:
ACGTTGTTACGTTGGCCTTTGGGTGAATTGAGTCAACGACAACGGGATTATCTGCAAACAATCCACGATAGTGGAGAACATTTATTAGAAATGATTAATGACATCCTCGATTTATCGCAAATCGAGGCTGGTAAGACAGCTTTAAATATTTCGGAATTTTCTTTAGTGAATGTTGCAGAAAAGGCTTTAGAGTCACTGCGAAAAAAAGCAACAAGCGAACAAATTAATCTCAACCTTGATTTGCAAATCGATCCCAGGCGCGATCGCTTTACCGCCGATGCCGAACGAGTAGCACAAATTCTCTCGAATTTGTTAACTAATGCAATTAAATTCACTCCTGAAAGTGGTAACGTTACCTTGCGCCTTTGGGTGGAGGATGATACCGCTATTTTTCAAGTGGAAGATACCGGGATTGGGATACGCGAAGAACAGTTACCATTACTCTTTGAAAAATTTCAGCAACTCGATACACCCTATCGCCGCCGCTACGAAGGCACTGGACTTGGATTAGCTTTAACTAAACAGCTTGTAGAACTCCATCGGGGTCGAATTGAAGTAGAATCAACTATCAGTATTGGCTCAATTTTTACTGTATGGATACCAACTCAGGCAATGAGAGTGCTGAGTTAGGAATTAAGCAAGAGACGCGATAAATCGCCGTCTTTACAATAATCAGTATTTGTAGAGACGGCGATTTATCGCGTCTTTTTTATAATTTATTTCTTCAATTTGATCCTAGGCTAAGGAGCATTTTTTCAAAAATTCTCAATACAGGCTCCTCTCCATTGTCTCTAGTGAAAATAGTATAATTTGGATGAGAATTGATTTCAATTAACCAATATTGGTTATCTCGATCTAAGACTATATCTAAACCACCATAATCAATGTCTAATTCTTCAAAAATTGGTTTAGCAAAATTAGCAATCTCTGACAAAATTTGCGGGTCATTGATATACTTTGCTTTCGCACCATCCCAGTGAAGAGGGCTGAGGTTGCCTACAAATTTTGCATTAGTTATATCTTTTTCATATAGTAGAACTAACTCTTTATTTAGAAAAACGGCTCTATACTCAGATTTTATGTCAATGAACTCTTGAGCGATCGCAACGTAATCATACTTTTTATTATTAATATTAAAAATCTCTTTTAAAGCAGTTTCAACTTCATCTGTATTCCGACATAAAAAAACGTTATGTCCACTTGAGCCAGAATTCCGTTTAACAATTACAGGTGTTTCAAAGGTTTTTTTTATTTCTAATATAATATCTTCAAAACTTGGAAATTTTAAGTAAATCTTATATTGGAGGTCACAAAAAGGTGAAAGAAAACCTACTGTCCGAGGGAGTTTAACTTTGTTCTTTAAAATATGGTAAGTATATTCCTTATCTTTGATAATTTGGGCTACGGCTTGATTTATTATTGGAGTACTATAATTACAAAAAAAATGTTGTTTATTATTCAGTTTTACTTTTACTAAGTTTTCAGCCGGATGAATAATTTCATAGCCGATATTTAAATTTTCACAAGCTTTGAGCAATAGCGAAAGGTTATCTAACATAAATACTTGAAGTTAAACATCAAAATTACGAATTACGTTAGCGTAGCGGGGTTTCGCTTTTAGCGTCTCGCAAAGAAGCCAATTACGAATTACGAATTACGAATTACGAATTATTTTAGCTTGTTGTTTGCCGTTTAAAAATTACCATTTCAGTACCGACAACTGGGTTACGCGCTATCAGCTTATCTTGGGAGTCGATAATTTCTAAATGGGTAAAATCAAGTTCTTGAGAACGTTGTAATATCTCCGCAGCTAGTTTGTCCTGCTGAGATTCTTTGAGAGTGTACCAATCGTCACTAATTTTGACAATCAAGTTACTCGTGCGGAAGTTGGCTTGAATTGACTTTATCAGACCAGAGGCAATGCGATCGCTAATTTCGGCTACCTGATTTTCAATAGCCGCAATCAAGGCTTGTTCTGGTGTTAATTCTATAGCTGGTGTCGGCGTTAGCGTTGGGGTGGGAATTGGTTCAGGTTCAGGTTCTGGCGGTGTAATTTCCTCTGGTGGCTGTGGCGGCTGCGGTTCTGGTACAACTGACTCCGGTGGAGTAGTTATCGTTGGTGTCGGTGCAGGAACCTCTTCAACTGGAGGAACTGTTGCTATTTCAGTAGGTTTACCAGTAAAGACAGTTGTAGTTGTCCAAACGAGAATTACAGCAATTCCAGTCACAATTCCCGTCAAAGCTGTATCTGATAACTTTGTTGATAAATTTGATGGCAAAAACAAGCGGATTGTCCTTAACAGTCCACCCCATCGCAACTGAAGCTGTTGTAAAAAGCCGGGTGTTTCCTCAGTACCTGGTGGGGATGCTGTCTCCAGTTTGTCCACCGTTGTTTCTAAAACCCCAATCGTCCCTCGAAGAAGTTGGATAATTTTAGCCTTCCAAAATGGCTGAACTCTCTGGTAAGGTTTTTGGGGAGGTTGATTTACCTGCTCATCCGTCGGTTTTGACTGATTGTCTTGTGACATGGAACTTTCACCAAAAGCAGCGAATCAAAGACAAACAACGTACATTATTACTGGTGCTGCCTTCTTTTGCCTTAATGTATCACTTCATTGCTCATTGTTTCCGCTAAACTGACTATTTATTAAATTTGGTGAATTATGAACCTGAAACGCCGTCAATTTTTATTTTTAAGTAGCTTCAGTGCCATTGGTACAGGATTTTTAGCCTGGATGTTAACTAATCAAAATCATCAAAGTGCTGATATTACCGATTCAACAACAGCTATAGCCGCCAACCCAGTCAAAAAAGACTTGTTATTACGTTTTGTGTCTGTGGCTGATACAGGAACTGGGGCTAGAGGACAGTATGCTGTGGCTAGGGCAATGAATGCCTATCACAAACAAAATCCTTATGATTTAGTCGTTTTAGCTGGAGACAACATTTACAATAACGGCGAAATTGAGAAAATAGGCGAAGTTTTTGAGCGTCCTTATCAACCTTTACTGAAGCAAGGTGTGAAATTTCAGGCTTGTTTAGGTAATCACGATATTCGTACCGCCAATGGCGATCGACAAGTCAAGTATGCTGGCTTTAATATGAAGGGACGTTACTATACATTTCGCCGGGGAACTGTACAATTTTTTGCTTTAGATACTAATAGTAATGCTGATTGGAAAAACCAGCTACCTTGGTTAGAAAAAGAATTAAGTCTTAGTAATGCTCCTTGGAAAGTGGTATTTGGTCATCATCCGATTTATTCATCGGGTCAGTATGGGAATAATCCAGATTTTATTAGAACTTTCACTCCCCTATTTAAAAAATACGGCGTTCAACTTTACATCAATGGTCACGAACATAATTATGAACGCACTCGTGCTATTGATGGGACAACTTACTTAATTTGTGGTGCAGGTGCTGGCAACCGTCCTGTAGGGCGTTCTGAGTGGACTGGGTATTCTACTAGTGACTTAAGTTTTGCCTCTTATGAGGTGTATAAAGATAGAATAGAAATAAGTGCGATCGCTACTAATAATCGCGTTTTTGATCAAGGGATTATTCAATTAAAATCAGCTTAGTTATATGACTCAGCAAGAACTTCCTTATGCACTCAACAATATTTTAGAATCGTATCAAGCACCAGATACTCTATTTTCTGAACTGTTGGCAGCAGTAGGGAATTTTTTACAATCTGATAGATGTTTTCTATGCCTACATAATCCACAGAATAACTTTATTAGAGTTGCCTTTTGTTGGATTCGCACTCCAGATATACCTACCGTCTACAATGAAGACTGGGCAGCGCTGCCCCCATCTTTAGCAGATGAAGATCCGATGTTTGCGGCTGCGTTACGTGCCGAACCTTCAATCTTTGTCGAAGATGTAGAAACTGCTGACCCTCAAGTCTTAAATCGGGAATTTGAACAGAAAAATTTCGGACATAGCGCCCTGATTCATGCTCATATCCGCCAGGATGGGCAACTATGGGGAATTTTACAACCCTGCATTTTTGGTCATCCCAGAATTTGAACTGAATATGAACGAGGAGTGATTAATAATCTTGTCGAGAAAATCACACCTTTTGCAGTTGATTATATCAAGTCTGCTTTTGATTAGCTGTAGTAAATTACATTCAGCGTTGTTAAAACTATGAAAGTCAAGCGCTTGACAATGCAATCCTTCCGTGGAATCGGCGATTTGACGCTAGAGTTTGATCAAATGGAACCAACGGTTCTTATTGGTATTAATGGCGTGGGAAAATCGAGTATTCTTGACTGTCTTGCTATTCTTCTAACACAGTTTACTGGACAGATTCAAGACTCACTCGAATCTTTACGTTTCTTTATTACACAAGATGTTACAAACAGACGTGATAGAACATACAATGAAATTACTGTATTTATAGAATTACAAGAATTAACTTGGTCAATGACTGAATATAAAAGTGCAAAAAATAATGATGGTAAGTACATTGATTTACAAGCTCATATTAAAAGTATTTCCGATTTAAAAAAAGAAATAAAAACGAAGCTAAAAAATTATAAAGGTATTCAAGTTGACACTATTCTGATGCAAAGTGAAAATATGCATATAGAGATAGCAAATGCGATACGTAGCGGATTAAAAGAAGATTTAAAAATAGCTATTGAAAACTTAAACAATCAGTTAGCAACTATTGCTGATACTAATGTTCCTTTAGCAGTTTATTACCCCGTTAATCGTGCTGTTATTGATATGCCTCTAGAAATTTCAGAGATATCTTCTTTTAAACAAGTAGATGCTTATGAGCAGGCACTCACAGGAGGAAGAATAGACTTTAAAACATTTTTTGAATGGTTTAGAAATCGAGAAGACTTAGAGAATGAAAGACGAAGGGATAACCCTGATTATAGAGACAAACAATTAGAAGCAGTAAGACAAGCTATCTCTTCATTGATACCAGAATTCTTAAACTTGCGAGTTGAGCGTTCACCCCTACGAATGACTGTCAGAAAAAAAGGTGAGGAACTTATAGTCAATCAACTATCTGATGGGGAGAAATGCTTGTTGGCAATGGTGGGTGATTTAGCAAGACGATTAGCGATCGCTAACCCAGGTTTAACAGAACCACTCGAAGGTGAGGGTGTTGTTTTAATTGATGAAATTGAACTCCACCTACACCCTAAATGGCAACGAGAAATTATTCCGGCGTTGACGAGAACATTCCCTAATTGCCAATTTATCGTCACCACACATTCGCCTCAAGTAATTAGCCAAGTCAAGCCAGAAGGAATTTATATTCTAGAAAAAACAGACGAAGGTGTTGTTGCTAAAAGACCAGAAAGTTCCTTTGGGAGAGATAGTAATCGGATCTTAGAAGACCTCATGGGTGTTCCGGCACGTCCACAAGAAATTAAAGATCGTTTACATGAGTTATTTAGACTAATTGATGAAGGTAATCTTGATGGTGCTAGGCAATTATCTCAAGAAATTGCTGATATTATTGGACAAGATGAACCAGAATTAGTAAAAGCAAGTGTATCTATTCGACGCAAAGAGATTTTGAAGCGGTGAAATATATCAAAAAAAGTGAGGAACCAGAAAGTTTTACCGTTTGGAAAAATCTAGCAAATGAGGATTGGCAACCGAGTTGGGACGACTTCAGGAAACCACAAAAAACCGATGTACATGATTCATTATTGCAAGAACAAGGTTTTATCTGTTGCTATTGTGGAAGACGTATTACCAAAGAAATTAGTCATATTGAACATCTAAAACCTAGATATCCTAATACTGAACTAGCGTTAGAATACACAAATATGCTGGCTTCATGTCAAAGAGAAAGAGAGCGTAAAGAACCTCTGCACTGTGGAAGCAAGAAAGATCATTGGTACGATGAGAATTTGATGGTTTCACCCATAAATACAAATTGTGAGGAGTTTTTCAAGTACACTGATGACGGTCAGATTTTGGCGACAAATAATTCAAAAAAGCAATTAGCTGCTGAAACAACAATTGATAAACTCGCACTCAATATTGACAAGCTGAAAAATTTACGTGCAAAATCTATTGAGCCAATCTTGGAAATTATTAATACGATTACAGAGGAAGAGAGGCAAGACTTAATTCTAGGCTTCAGTGAAACTGATTCTAAAGGATATTACGAAGAGTTTTGCGCTGCGATTATCTATTTACTAAAAAATTAGTCTTAATGGCGTAGCCCGTTGTAGACATCACATGATACTAAATAACATTAGCTTAATACTCACTGTAAAACTATATGATTCTTGAGGCAGTTATGCTTCTTGTTAAACCTGGTCTAAAATCCGATTTTGAAGCTACTTTCAAAGAAGCTTCTAAAATTATTTCCTCAATGGACGGATATTTATCTCATGAATTACATAAATGTATAGAGATTCAAGGTAAATACTTATTACTTGTCAGATGGGAAACTTTAGAATCTCATACTGTAGGATTTAGAAGTTCTACTGAGTATCAAGAATGGAAAAAACTTCTGCATAATTTTTATGAACCATTTCCCACTGTTGAACACTTTGAAGAAATTGAAATATGAAAAACAAGATCCCCGATTTATTTGAAAAGTTGGGGATCTGTGGCTTCGTTTTCAAATTTTTTGCAACTGTGCTACTCTTGGGTCAACAATTTTTTGTCCTAAGCTGGCAAATTTAATTGCTACAGACATTTTATTACCTGTTCCGAAGACATGAGTGATTTCACCAAGCCCAAAGGTTTTGTGTAATACTCTATCGCCTACTTGCCAATTCTGGGTTGCATCTTGTTTTTCACTAGGAGCAGAGGCACTTTTGGTATAACTTTGACGACTTGCGCGTTTGGTAGATAACAATTCTTCTGGTAATTCGTCGAGAAATTGCGATCGCATCGCAGGTTCTCGTGAACCATACAAACGGCGTTCCCGCGCGTGTGATAAATATAACCTTTCCTGAGCGCGAGTAATCCCCACATAACACAGGCGGCGTTCTTCTTCCAAAGATGCGGGATCACTTAGTGATCGGTAGCCGGGAAATAGCCCTTGTTCTAATCCCACTAAAAATACTACGGGAAATTCCAAACCTTTGGAAGCGTGCAAAGTCATCAAAGAAACGGCTGTCTGTCCTTCTTTTAAGTTATCCAAATCGGAACTGAGGGCAGCACTACTCAAAAAATCTCGCAGGGAAATTTCTTCGTTCTCTTCTTGAAATTGCAGTGCAGCGTTATAAAGTTCCTGAACGTTTTGTACCCGATCTGTGGCTTCATCTGTGCCTTGATTCATCAAATCTTGAACGTAACCAGAATCTTCTAATATTCCTTGTAAAACCTCTGTCACCGGAAGCGTGGCGACTTGTCCTTGCCAACGGCTAATTATTGCGGCAAAGTTATTTACAGCTTTTGTCGCCCGTCCAGCTAATGTGTTAACTGATGTTTCATCGCTGAGTATTTCCCACAGAGTCGTCCCTAATTGCTGAGATGCGTTCATCAAAGCATCAATAGTGGTTTTGCCAATCCCCCGCCGGGGAGTATTAATAACTCGTAATAAACTGACTGTATCAGCTGGATTATTTATCGCTCTTAAATAAGCAACAACATCTTTAATTTCTTTGCGATCGTAAAACCTCATTCCCCCCACAACTGTGTAAGGAATTTGATATTTAACTAACAATTCTTCAAAGGGACGAGATTGAGCATTCGTCCGATAAAGTATAGCAAAACTACCCCAGTTTAACTCTGGGTTTTGCTGTTCTAAAGTGCTAATTTGATTAATTACAAATGCCGCTTCTGCAAGTTCTTCATCGGCTTTGTGACAAGTAATCTGCTCACCCGTCCCCCGCGTCGCTTTTAGGACTTTATCAATCCGTTGGGTGTTATTTTCAATTAGTTCATTAGCTGCTTGCAGAATGTTTTCACAAGAACGATAGTTTTCTTCTAGCTTAACCATCGTTCGGGTGTCATCATCTACCAAACCATCGCCAAAGTCTTCCTGAAATCCTAGCAAGATGGTGAAATCTGCCATCCGAAAGCTGTAAATTGATTGGTCTGCATCACCGACAACAAAAACTGAACGATTTTCCCATTGCCATTCGCTCTTTTTCGTTTCGCCATTAGTAACTAATAAATTAATCAGTTGATACTGAGTGCGGTTAGTATCCTGATATTCATCTACAAGAATATGACGAAATTTGCGATGCCAATAACCTAATACCTGCTCGTTTTGTTGAAATAATCTAGTAGGTACAAGAATAAGATCGTCAAAGTCGAGAGCGTTATTTTGTGCTAACTTATCTTGATAGAAATTGTAAACTTGGGCGATTACCCGTCCGCGATAATTTGGTTGGTCTTGCTCAAATTCTTGGGGCGATAAACCTTGGTTTTTAGCGTTACTAATAGCGTAGCGAACTGAGCGGGCATCAAACTTCTTATCGTCTAAGTTTAGCTCTTTATTAACGATTTCTTTGATTAGACTGATTACATCTGATTCATCAAAGATAGAGAAATTGCGATTCCACTTGCGTCCTTTTTCGTCTACGTATTTTTCAATATCAAAGCGGAGAATGCGAGAAAAGAGACTATGGAAAGTGCCACACCACAAATCTTTGATCGTATTTTTGTAAACTTGCGATCGCAATTGCGTTTGTTGATATTCTGTCAACAAATCCAACCTCTGTCCGTGTTGTTTCATCGCCAGTTGTTCCGCAAACAGCCGTTGAATCCGTTCTTTCATTTCCCGCGCGGCTTTGTTAGTAAAAGTAACCGCCAGGATATTTTCTGGATCAACACGGTGTTTCAGAATTAGATTCGCAATACGATAAGTCAGCGCTCGTGTTTTACCGGAACCTGCGCCAGCAACAACTAGCAACGGGCCGCAGTAGTGTTCGACAGCTTGACGTTGACTAGGGTTAAGGTGACTGAGAAAGTCGATGGTTGTTGTCATGGATGTGAAAAAGCGATCGCCTGGTGTCACATCAATAGAGAGTCGCTATTGCCCAGGTTACAATATCCTAACGAAACTTGGTCAATAAAGATTGAGTGGCAATCTTCTTAACCAGAATGGTACTCTATCATGATTTATTAGAAGCAAGAAAAAGCTATGCTGTCAGTCAGAGGCAGATTCCAAAACGGTGTAGTTCATCCTAACGAACCTATTGGGGGGATTGCTCAAGCCCATACATCTGACTGTCATTTTGAGCAAGCAGGATTTACAAAACTGTTGTAAATCAAAAAATACTGGGATTTAACCAAGGTTTGTGCAGGCGCAATTCATAAATTGCCCCTACAATACGTTAATTTTTTCTACGCTAAATACGTTGATTGCAAGTTCTCCCTACACTTTCTGTCGTAAGATCAGCGACGGGGAATCCAACATCAAATGTTGGGCAAACTCTCACTTTTTCTGTTCTCAGCGCTGTTTAACACCTAACTAATAAGTATTGTTACTAAAAGGACGATCGCTCCTTGAGTACCCAATTGACATGGGGTAGCGATACACAATACATCACGATTCAACCGTTAAGTTTTTAAAGATGAAAAATTTCTTTAATTTCAGGTTTAACCAATACAAGGAGGGGTGGATATGGATCTCAGCTTAATTGTATCCAACATTTTGAATCCGCCAATCCTATTTTTCTTTCTAGGCATGACTGCTGTTTTTGTCAAGTCCGATCTAGAAATTCCTGCACCAGTACCCAAACTCTTTTCGTTGTATCTGCTGATGGCGATTGGTTTTAAAGGGGGAGTAGAACTAATCAAAAGCGGTGTAACTCAGGAAGTAATTCTAACACTGGCGGCAGCGATGATGATGGCTTGTGTTGTTCCAATTTACACCTTTTTTATTCTGAAGTGGAAATTGGATACTTACGATGCGGCTGCGATCGCAGCAACCTACGGTTCTATCAGTGCCGTCACCTTCATCACAGCTAGTGCTTTTTTAACTGAGCTTGGCATTACTTTTGATGGTTACATGGTGGCAGCCCTTGCCTTGATGGAATCTCCAGCGATTATAGTTGGTTTAATTTTGGTGAATATATTCACCGCCGATGGAAAGCGAGAGTTTTCGTGGCCGGAAGTTTTGCAAGAAGCATTTCTTAATAGTTCGGTATTTCTATTAGTCGGTAGTCTATTAATAGGTGTCTTGACAGGAGAACGCGGTTGGCACGCATTAGAACCCTTTACTCAAGGGTTATTTTATGGCGTTCTCACCTTCTTTTTACTGGACATGGGATTGGTGGCTGCTAGAAGAATTAAAGACTTGCAAAAAACCGGAGTTTTCTTAGTTTTATTTGCCATACTAATCCCAATACTTAATGCAGGCATTGGGTTAGCGATCGCCAAATTCATCGGTATGCCTCGCGGAGATTCGCTTTTATTTGCTGTATTGTGTGCCAGTGCTTCTTACATCGCTGTCCCGGCGGCTATGCGGATGACTGTTCCTGAAGCAAATCCCAGCCTGTATGTTTCTACCGCTATAGCAGTGACATTCCCGTTCAATATTATTGTGGGAATTCCGTTATATCTCTACGGAATTAACCTATTTTGGAGATAATAATATGCACGTAGTTAAAAAGATAGAAATTATTGCCAATTCCTTTGAACTTGCCAAAATTTTAGATAATTTAGACAAGTCGGGTGTACATAACCATGCCGTAATCCGAAATGTTGCTGGCAAAGGATTACGAGGAACGACAGAAGATTTAGACATGACCATGCTTGATAATGTTTACATCCTCGCGTTTTGTATGCCAGAAGAACTCAAGCGTGTTGTAGAAAATCTCAAACCACTTCTCAATAAATTCGGAGGTACTTGCTACGTTTCGGATGTGATGGAAATTCGCTCTGTCAGATGTGTTGCGTCAATGTAAAAAATTATAAATTCAATGAAGCATTTTATAGAACGTCGTGACTTTTTGAAGTTGGGAATCACAGGGGCATTTGGAATGGCATTAACTGCCAGTGATTTTCTCTGGCGGGTGGAACAGGCTAAAGCTGACGAAACGCCTCCAAACCTCCCTGAATCTCTAAACCCCGATGCCGCATTGCAAAAGCTGATGGAAGGAAATCAGCGATTTGTTGAGCATCAACCCCAATACCCCGATCAATCAGCACTGCGGTTGCAGGAAGTTGCCCAAGCTCAACATCCATTTGCAACTATTCTTAGTTGTGCTGATTCACGAGTACCCGCAGAAATTGTTTTCGATCAGGGCATTGGAGACATCTTTGATGTTCGGATTGCTGGAAATATTGCCACACATGAAGCGATCGGCAGTATTGAATATGCCGTTGTCTTATTAGGTTCTCCACTGCTGATGGTGATGGGACATGAACGTTGTGGCGCTGTAACCGCAGCTGTAAAAAAGGAATCGTTACCTGGTGATATTAGTACTTTTGTCAAGGCAATTAAGCCAGCCCTGAAAAAGGTCAAGGATCTGCCAGGTGACGCGGTTGACAATGCTGTGGTGGCAAATGTGCAATATCAAATTGAACGGTTGCAGAAATCAAAGCTTTTAAGTGAGCAGGTGCGATCGGGCAAATTGAAAATTGTCGGGGGTCGTTACGACTTGGATACAGGGAGGGTAACTATTCTTACTTAGTTCGGCAGATGAGGGGGCAAGGGGGCAAGGGGGACAAGGGGGAATTATTGAATAAGTCTCTCCCTTGTCTCCCCTCTCTCCCTGGTCTCCCCCCTCTCCCTTGTCTCCCCCCTCTTTCTTGTCTACCTTGTCTCTTCTTCATGCCCAATCCCTAATCCCCAATCCCCAATCCCTAATCCCTAATCTCCAATCCCCAATCCCCAATCCCTTCAATCCTGTACAGTCATTGGCAGACGAATAGTAAAAGTAGAACCAAGTCCAGGCTGACTCTTAACAATAATCTCACCACCCATCATCTGACAAAAGTGGCGACTAATTGCTAACCCCAGTCCCGTACCTCCATACTTTTTCGTAGTCGAAGTATCTCCTTGTGTAAAAGGTTGAAATAACTGCTGCTGTTGACGGTTAGACATACCTATACCTGTGTCGGTAACGGTAAAAGTAATCATACCTAAAGGAGCATCCAGTCGTAATTCCTCCTTTTCTCTATTGACTGTCAGCGTCACCTTGCCATTTGTAGTGAACTTACTGGCGTTGCTTAGTAAATTTAACAACACCTGCCGCATCCTAGTTTGATCGGCGTACATAGTGCCAAGTTGCTCATCAAAATGCACTTCTAAAATATTGGCATTTTTTTCTATAGCTGGTTTGACTGTGAGAACGACGTTATTAATTAGCGTTACAATCTCAAATGTCTCTGGATAGAGAGTCATTTTCCCCGCTTCGATTTTTGACAAGTCGAGGATTTCGTTAATCAAGTGCAGTAGATGTTTACCAGCAGAGTTAATTGTTTCTAAATCGGTGATAAAGTCTGCCGATAAACCAAGATCGGTGGCATCGTCTTCTAAAAGTTGGCTCAAGCCAATGACAGCATTTAGTGGTGTACGTAATTCGTGGCTGACATTGGCCAAAAATACACTTTTTGCCTTGCTAGCAGCTTCTGCTAATTCTTTAGCTTGTTGTAGCTCTTTGGTTCGCTCAGATACTCGCTCAATCAGACGATTTAGAGATTTGGCGAGTAGGCCAATTTCATCTTCAGTGGTGACGGGCGCTCGCAAATCAAAATTATGTTTCCGCGCCACTTGTTCAGCTACTTGGGTGACGGTGATAACTGGTTCAGCGATCGCTCGACTGGTACGCCAAGCTACAATGGCTGCGATCGCCACCGAAACGAGCATACTGATAATTACGATAAATCGCTCAACTATTTTTGCCTGCTCAACGGCTTTTTGCC
This window contains:
- a CDS encoding RimK family alpha-L-glutamate ligase — protein: MLDNLSLLLKACENLNIGYEIIHPAENLVKVKLNNKQHFFCNYSTPIINQAVAQIIKDKEYTYHILKNKVKLPRTVGFLSPFCDLQYKIYLKFPSFEDIILEIKKTFETPVIVKRNSGSSGHNVFLCRNTDEVETALKEIFNINNKKYDYVAIAQEFIDIKSEYRAVFLNKELVLLYEKDITNAKFVGNLSPLHWDGAKAKYINDPQILSEIANFAKPIFEELDIDYGGLDIVLDRDNQYWLIEINSHPNYTIFTRDNGEEPVLRIFEKMLLSLGSN
- a CDS encoding metallophosphoesterase — protein: MNLKRRQFLFLSSFSAIGTGFLAWMLTNQNHQSADITDSTTAIAANPVKKDLLLRFVSVADTGTGARGQYAVARAMNAYHKQNPYDLVVLAGDNIYNNGEIEKIGEVFERPYQPLLKQGVKFQACLGNHDIRTANGDRQVKYAGFNMKGRYYTFRRGTVQFFALDTNSNADWKNQLPWLEKELSLSNAPWKVVFGHHPIYSSGQYGNNPDFIRTFTPLFKKYGVQLYINGHEHNYERTRAIDGTTYLICGAGAGNRPVGRSEWTGYSTSDLSFASYEVYKDRIEISAIATNNRVFDQGIIQLKSA
- a CDS encoding GAF domain-containing protein; amino-acid sequence: MTQQELPYALNNILESYQAPDTLFSELLAAVGNFLQSDRCFLCLHNPQNNFIRVAFCWIRTPDIPTVYNEDWAALPPSLADEDPMFAAALRAEPSIFVEDVETADPQVLNREFEQKNFGHSALIHAHIRQDGQLWGILQPCIFGHPRI
- a CDS encoding AAA family ATPase: MKVKRLTMQSFRGIGDLTLEFDQMEPTVLIGINGVGKSSILDCLAILLTQFTGQIQDSLESLRFFITQDVTNRRDRTYNEITVFIELQELTWSMTEYKSAKNNDGKYIDLQAHIKSISDLKKEIKTKLKNYKGIQVDTILMQSENMHIEIANAIRSGLKEDLKIAIENLNNQLATIADTNVPLAVYYPVNRAVIDMPLEISEISSFKQVDAYEQALTGGRIDFKTFFEWFRNREDLENERRRDNPDYRDKQLEAVRQAISSLIPEFLNLRVERSPLRMTVRKKGEELIVNQLSDGEKCLLAMVGDLARRLAIANPGLTEPLEGEGVVLIDEIELHLHPKWQREIIPALTRTFPNCQFIVTTHSPQVISQVKPEGIYILEKTDEGVVAKRPESSFGRDSNRILEDLMGVPARPQEIKDRLHELFRLIDEGNLDGARQLSQEIADIIGQDEPELVKASVSIRRKEILKR
- a CDS encoding retron system putative HNH endonuclease produces the protein MKYIKKSEEPESFTVWKNLANEDWQPSWDDFRKPQKTDVHDSLLQEQGFICCYCGRRITKEISHIEHLKPRYPNTELALEYTNMLASCQRERERKEPLHCGSKKDHWYDENLMVSPINTNCEEFFKYTDDGQILATNNSKKQLAAETTIDKLALNIDKLKNLRAKSIEPILEIINTITEEERQDLILGFSETDSKGYYEEFCAAIIYLLKN
- a CDS encoding antibiotic biosynthesis monooxygenase; the encoded protein is MILEAVMLLVKPGLKSDFEATFKEASKIISSMDGYLSHELHKCIEIQGKYLLLVRWETLESHTVGFRSSTEYQEWKKLLHNFYEPFPTVEHFEEIEI
- the pcrA gene encoding DNA helicase PcrA, with the translated sequence MTTTIDFLSHLNPSQRQAVEHYCGPLLVVAGAGSGKTRALTYRIANLILKHRVDPENILAVTFTNKAAREMKERIQRLFAEQLAMKQHGQRLDLLTEYQQTQLRSQVYKNTIKDLWCGTFHSLFSRILRFDIEKYVDEKGRKWNRNFSIFDESDVISLIKEIVNKELNLDDKKFDARSVRYAISNAKNQGLSPQEFEQDQPNYRGRVIAQVYNFYQDKLAQNNALDFDDLILVPTRLFQQNEQVLGYWHRKFRHILVDEYQDTNRTQYQLINLLVTNGETKKSEWQWENRSVFVVGDADQSIYSFRMADFTILLGFQEDFGDGLVDDDTRTMVKLEENYRSCENILQAANELIENNTQRIDKVLKATRGTGEQITCHKADEELAEAAFVINQISTLEQQNPELNWGSFAILYRTNAQSRPFEELLVKYQIPYTVVGGMRFYDRKEIKDVVAYLRAINNPADTVSLLRVINTPRRGIGKTTIDALMNASQQLGTTLWEILSDETSVNTLAGRATKAVNNFAAIISRWQGQVATLPVTEVLQGILEDSGYVQDLMNQGTDEATDRVQNVQELYNAALQFQEENEEISLRDFLSSAALSSDLDNLKEGQTAVSLMTLHASKGLEFPVVFLVGLEQGLFPGYRSLSDPASLEEERRLCYVGITRAQERLYLSHARERRLYGSREPAMRSQFLDELPEELLSTKRASRQSYTKSASAPSEKQDATQNWQVGDRVLHKTFGLGEITHVFGTGNKMSVAIKFASLGQKIVDPRVAQLQKI
- a CDS encoding sodium-dependent bicarbonate transport family permease, translated to MDLSLIVSNILNPPILFFFLGMTAVFVKSDLEIPAPVPKLFSLYLLMAIGFKGGVELIKSGVTQEVILTLAAAMMMACVVPIYTFFILKWKLDTYDAAAIAATYGSISAVTFITASAFLTELGITFDGYMVAALALMESPAIIVGLILVNIFTADGKREFSWPEVLQEAFLNSSVFLLVGSLLIGVLTGERGWHALEPFTQGLFYGVLTFFLLDMGLVAARRIKDLQKTGVFLVLFAILIPILNAGIGLAIAKFIGMPRGDSLLFAVLCASASYIAVPAAMRMTVPEANPSLYVSTAIAVTFPFNIIVGIPLYLYGINLFWR
- a CDS encoding P-II family nitrogen regulator translates to MHVVKKIEIIANSFELAKILDNLDKSGVHNHAVIRNVAGKGLRGTTEDLDMTMLDNVYILAFCMPEELKRVVENLKPLLNKFGGTCYVSDVMEIRSVRCVASM